Part of the Cereibacter sphaeroides 2.4.1 genome, CCCTGCACCGGAACGCCCTCGATCTCGTTCCAGAGGTTCACCGGCACGCTGTCGGGATGCGCGGGGAGGGTCGCCAGCGTCACCAGCAAGGCGATGCGGTCTTCCTCGGCCTCTCCCATGCCGAGGATGCCGCCGCAGCAGACCTTGATGCCGCCCCTGCGGACCTGCTCGACGGTCTCGAGGCGATCCTCCATCGTCCGCGTGCTGGCGATCCGCGCGTAATAGGCGGGCGAGGTGTCGATGTTGTGGTTGTAGAAGTCGAGGCCCGCCGCCTTTAGCCGCGCGACCTGCCCGGGCGAGAGCATCCCCAGCGTCATGCAGGTCTCGAGCCCCAGATCGGCCACGCCCCGCACCATGTCGCAGAGCCTGTCCATGTCGCGGTCCTTGGGGCTGCGCCAGGCAGCCCCCATGCAGAAGCGCTGCGCGCCGGCGGCCTTGGCGCGCCTGGCGGCGGCCAGAACCTCCTCCGTCCCCATCAGTTTCGTGGCCTTCACCCCGGTGTCGTGATGGGCGGACTGCGAGCAATAGCCGCAATCCTCGGGGCAGCCGCCGGTCTTGATGCTCAGAAGGCTCGCGGTCTCGATCGCAGTGGGGTCGAAATGCGCACGGTGGAGCGTCTGGGCACGGTGCATCAGCTCGGGGAAGGGCAGGGCGTGGATCGCCCTCGCTTCCTCCAAGGTCCAGTCGGTCCTGAGGGCGGGGCGGATCATTGCCCGCGTCCCTTGAAGCGCGCGAGCGCGCCGACCAGCCCGGAGGCCAGGGCCAGCTTGACCAGATCGCCCAGGATGAAGGGCAGGAAGCCCGCCGCCAGCAGGGACGCGGCCGGCACGAAATGGGCAAGCCAGGCGAGGCCGGTGGCGTAGACTACGGTGAGCCCCGCAAGCATGGCCAGGAAGCGCACTATCGCCCCGCGCCCCTCCGCCAGCCAGCCGGCAAGGCCCGCGCCCAGCAGGTAGCCCGCAAGATAGCCTCCGGTCGGCCCGGCCATGTAGACAAGCCCGATGCCGCGCTCCGGCGTGCCCGAAAAGACCGGCATCCCCAGAGCGCCGGCCGCCAGATAGGTCGCCATCGCCGCGAACCCGAGCCTCGGGCCGAGCGCTGCGGCGAGGAAGAACACCGCGAGCGAATGCAGCGTCATCGGCACCGGCCAGAACGGGATCTGGATCTTGGCGCCGAGCGTGATCAGCGCCGCGCCGCCGAGCGCCAGTGCAAGGCCGCATCCGAGCGCTGCGGGACGGCCGATGGAAGGGGTGAGAAGCGCCAAGGGTTTGTCCTCCGGAGATAGGGTCGAATCTATCTATAATCAGGAGGGAGCCACGCTGCTCTGGCAACGTTAATTATAGATAATCAGTCGTGAATGTCGTAAGTTCCAGGCCTGTCTCCGTTATTTGCGGATGGCCTGCGCCGTCCGACCCAGCCGACATGGCGGGCGAGCGTGGAACAGGCGAGGTCGGTCTGCCCCTTGCGCAGCGCATCGAGGATCGCGCGGTGGTCGTGATCGGTGCGCGCCTCCCAGTCGCGCCGCCAGGCTGCGAAGAGAAATCGCGCGCTGGCCGCCTGCAGGTCGTCGATGGTCCGCAGCAGGCGGGGCATGCGGCAGGGAGACAGGATCAGCCGGTGGAAATGGCGGTTTGCCTCCTCCCACTCGCGGACCGTGCTGGCCGAGTCTCCGCGGCGCGTAATTTCTTCTGCCTGCAGCAGAATGGCGCGTGTCAGGTTGGGGGCGGCATGGCGCAGGGCGAGGCTCTCGAGGCTGGAGCGCATCTCGGCGACCTCGCGCAGCTCGGCCACGTCGAACTCGGTGACGCGGAAGCCGCGCCTCGGTTCGCTCTCGGCCAGCCCCCTGGTCTGCAGCTCGCGAAAGGCCTCGCGCACCGGCACATGGCTGGCGCCGAACTCGATGGCGACATGATCCTGCCTGAGCCGCGCGCCGGGCGGGATCTCGCCCGAGATGATGCGATCTGCAAGGATGCGGGCGATGCGGGCGGATTGAGTTTCTTCCGGGCTGTGCTGCATGATTTATAGATAATTGACGCGGAATGGCTTGTCGACGGCTGAGGCTGCCGCTCAACGTCTCCCATCACTGTTCGCCGACGTCAGGCGCTGGAGAGGCAACGCTCCGAAGGCATTTTCCCTACCGCGGCTTGACCCGCGCGGATCCGCTGGGCCCGCAGTGGGACAGCGGCGGGTCGGGTTGGGTCAGCTTCGCGCACCGATCTTTGCCGGCTCCGTCTCACGTTTCTTGAGCCCAGCGGCTGCGGCAGGGCGTCTGTCAAAGCTCTGCGTCTCATGATACGAGGTCCCTTCTCGCATCGCGCGCGCGGGGGATCTGCTGCCGGCTCCCTTAGGTTGGCGTACACCGAAGCGAGCCCATGATGACCTTCTGACATGGCGCATGGGACGCATCGGGTCCGATGGCGAGATCGGCGTGGATGGAACATGACGGACCGAAACGAGACGAAGGCGAGGGGAGTATAAGTGACTGAACTGAAGCAGCCTTCGTCAACGGCCTGCCGCCTGTCAGTGGCTCCGATGCTGGACTGGACCGACCGCCATTGCCGCTTTTTCCACCGGCTGATGACGCGGCGCGCCATGCTTTATACCGAGATGGTCACCGCGCCCGCCGTCATTCACGGGCCGCGCGACCGGCTTCTCGGGTTCTCCGAGGCGGAGCATCCCGTGGCGCTGCAGCTCGGCGGCTCCGATCCGGCGGAGCTTGCGCAGGCGGTCCGGCTGGCGGAACCCTATGGCTATGACGAGATCAACCTCAACGTGGGCTGCCCCTCCGACCGTGTGCAGTCCGGCTGCTTCGGGGCCGTGCTGATGGAGCGGCCCTCCCTCGTTGCCGACTGCGTGGCGGCCATGATCGCGGAAAGCCCGGTGCCCGTCACCGTCAAGTGCCGGATCGGCGTCGACGAGCAGGAGCCCTCCGAGGTGCTGCCCGCCTTCCTCGAGACCGTGGCCGCTGCCGGTGTGCGGCATTTCGTGATCCACGCCCGCAAGGCCTGGCTGCAGGGGCTGAGCCCACGGGAGAACCGCGAGATCCCGCCGCTCGATTACCCGCTGGTGATCGCCATGAAACGCCGTTTCCCCGAACTCACGATCTGTCTCAACGGCGGGGTGGGCAGCCTTACGCAGGCCGAGGCGCTGCTGGCGCAGGGGCTCGACGGCATCATGATCGGCCGTGCCGCCTATAACGAGCCCGAGCTGCTGCTCGAGGCCGACCGGCTCTGGGGCGAGGAGCCGCCGCGCGATCTCGCGGCGGTGCTGGCCGACATGCGCCCCTACATCTCGGCGCATCTCGAGGGCGGCGGACGGCTGCACCAGATCACCCGGCACATGCTCGGGCTCTTTGCCGGGCGGCCCGGTGCCCGCCACTGGCGGCGCATCCTCTCCGAGGGCGCCGCCCGGCCCGGGGCAGGGCTCGCGCTTTTCGACGAGGCGCTCGAGGCGGTGCAGCCGCGCGCGGCCTGACGTTTCCGAAGGGCGGGCCTCTGGCCTTCGCGGCCGACGCAGGCTAAGGCGGGGCGCATCCCCGCAAGAACAGGCTCGCCATGACCGAACTCTCGCTGCTCCTGCCCATGCTGGCGCTCCTCCTCGCCATCGGCGCCTTCGCGGGGATCATCGCGGGCCTTCTCGGCGTGGGCGGCGGGCTCGTCCTCGTGCCGGCCTATCTCTATGCCTTCGAGGCGATGGGCTACGGCGGGCCCTCGCTGATGCGCGTCTGCCTCGCCACCTCGCTCGCCACGATCATCGTGACCTCGCTCCGCTCCGTCCATGCCCACCACCGCAAGGGTGCCGTCGATCTCGAGATCCTGCGGCGATGGGGCCTCTGGATCGCGCTCGGCGCGGTCGCGGGCACCTTCCTCGCCTCCAGCATGAAGTCGGTCGTCCTGCAGGGGATCTTCGGCGGCGTGGGTGTGGCCGTGGGGCTCTACATGGCCTTCGGCAAGACGAGCTGGCGGCTCGGCGAGAGCCTGCCCCAGGGCGCGGCGCGGGCGGCCACCGGCACCGGAGTGGGGCTCCTGTCGGTCCTGATGGGCATCGGCGGCGGCACCTTCGGGGTGCCGCTCATGAGCCTCTTCAACGTGCCGATCCACCGCGCCGTGGCCACCGCGGCGGGCTTCGGCGTCATCATCGCCCTGCCCTCGGCCGCGCTCTTCCTCTTCACGCCCACCGATGCGGCGCCGCCCCTGACGGTGGGCGCGGTCAACTTGCCTGCCTTCGGCATCACCATCGCCATGACGCTCTTGACCACGCCCCTCGGCGTGAAGCTCGCCCATGCGATGGACCCCAAACCCCTCAAGCGGGTCTTCGCCGTCTTCATCATGATCGTGGCGCTGAACATGCTGCGAAAGGCGTTCCTCGCCTGATCCGCACAGCGGGGCGAAGGCAGGCCTGCACCCGAGCGTCGGAGCTCGCCCCAAGCGGTGCAGCACCGGACCGGCGCGCGAGCTTCAACCGAACGCTCCTGCAAACTCCTGCCTGATCGCCGCCGGGTCGGGATAAAAGCGCCCTGCCACGCAAGAGCCGGAAGGCACGGCGCAAAGGGCACCTGTCGCGGTCCTGCCGATCTCCGAAGGAGCGCGCCAGTCACCTGATGCAAGCGCGTGGGCTGCCTGTGTCTTCCGCGGCAGCGCCGGAGAGCGGGGGCTCGATGCCCCCCGAGCCGGCCCCTCTCGGCGCGTCAGTAGCTCTCGATTCCCTGCTGCCAGGGCCGCACGAGATTGCCGAACCGCGTGAAACGGCCTTCGAAGCTCAGTTCCACCGAGCCGATGGGCCCGTGGCGCTGCTTGCCGATGATGACTTCGGCCTTGCCATGGACCTGCTCCATGATCGCCTGCCACTGGGCCATCTTCTCCATCTCGTGGTCGCCGGGCTTCTCGCGCTCGCGGTAA contains:
- the bioB gene encoding biotin synthase BioB, producing the protein MIRPALRTDWTLEEARAIHALPFPELMHRAQTLHRAHFDPTAIETASLLSIKTGGCPEDCGYCSQSAHHDTGVKATKLMGTEEVLAAARRAKAAGAQRFCMGAAWRSPKDRDMDRLCDMVRGVADLGLETCMTLGMLSPGQVARLKAAGLDFYNHNIDTSPAYYARIASTRTMEDRLETVEQVRRGGIKVCCGGILGMGEAEEDRIALLVTLATLPAHPDSVPVNLWNEIEGVPVQGRAQAVDPFALVRIVALARILMPASVVRLSAGRTEMSDELQALCFLAGANSIFVGDQLLTTGNPAAWKDRDLLSRLGLHVAPARARPPVAAD
- a CDS encoding biotin transporter BioY — its product is MALLTPSIGRPAALGCGLALALGGAALITLGAKIQIPFWPVPMTLHSLAVFFLAAALGPRLGFAAMATYLAAGALGMPVFSGTPERGIGLVYMAGPTGGYLAGYLLGAGLAGWLAEGRGAIVRFLAMLAGLTVVYATGLAWLAHFVPAASLLAAGFLPFILGDLVKLALASGLVGALARFKGRGQ
- a CDS encoding GntR family transcriptional regulator; the encoded protein is MQHSPEETQSARIARILADRIISGEIPPGARLRQDHVAIEFGASHVPVREAFRELQTRGLAESEPRRGFRVTEFDVAELREVAEMRSSLESLALRHAAPNLTRAILLQAEEITRRGDSASTVREWEEANRHFHRLILSPCRMPRLLRTIDDLQAASARFLFAAWRRDWEARTDHDHRAILDALRKGQTDLACSTLARHVGWVGRRRPSANNGDRPGTYDIHD
- the dusA gene encoding tRNA dihydrouridine(20/20a) synthase DusA — translated: MTELKQPSSTACRLSVAPMLDWTDRHCRFFHRLMTRRAMLYTEMVTAPAVIHGPRDRLLGFSEAEHPVALQLGGSDPAELAQAVRLAEPYGYDEINLNVGCPSDRVQSGCFGAVLMERPSLVADCVAAMIAESPVPVTVKCRIGVDEQEPSEVLPAFLETVAAAGVRHFVIHARKAWLQGLSPRENREIPPLDYPLVIAMKRRFPELTICLNGGVGSLTQAEALLAQGLDGIMIGRAAYNEPELLLEADRLWGEEPPRDLAAVLADMRPYISAHLEGGGRLHQITRHMLGLFAGRPGARHWRRILSEGAARPGAGLALFDEALEAVQPRAA
- a CDS encoding sulfite exporter TauE/SafE family protein, translating into MTELSLLLPMLALLLAIGAFAGIIAGLLGVGGGLVLVPAYLYAFEAMGYGGPSLMRVCLATSLATIIVTSLRSVHAHHRKGAVDLEILRRWGLWIALGAVAGTFLASSMKSVVLQGIFGGVGVAVGLYMAFGKTSWRLGESLPQGAARAATGTGVGLLSVLMGIGGGTFGVPLMSLFNVPIHRAVATAAGFGVIIALPSAALFLFTPTDAAPPLTVGAVNLPAFGITIAMTLLTTPLGVKLAHAMDPKPLKRVFAVFIMIVALNMLRKAFLA